A stretch of the Clostridium fungisolvens genome encodes the following:
- a CDS encoding SH3 domain-containing protein gives MKKKLLTALIISSTITSMVVTEEAVQAFGEEQSKDTATNSEQQNAAANSDTPVLNGIKVNKQLIDINYTKGINIVPKYIVIHDTDNRQLGANAMNNRNYFANHPEAEASAHYTVDQSNIIQCLENTWRGWHCGDRYNPIINNSNTIAIELCVNPDNNFDKTLQNGIALTKYLMQKYNIPAENVVRHYDVSGKICPKMMIKDRPELWTYFKSVIAGQQTSNGSVPATAEPKAKGSLVNVSNSLNVREKASGTSTVIGSILTGQTVNLYEEENGWYKIDFTKDGLKQYGYVSKNYIVITQGSLTTTNDNTQSGSGSTGSTGSSNGGQTSGGSQQGTADKKGKVTNISTNLNVRSAASSSATVLAYLKNNTEVKINYEQNGWYNVTFDSNKTGFVNKQYISIIDTPSTTIPSNGTSTPSTPTTSTGGTSTTPTVPTSGQTDNTTTVQKGKVVNISTSLTMRKGAGANYSAIAYLRNGTEVQVKSQQGDWYQVVSGDKEGYVSKNYIQITSTQSSSSAGTNSGQTTTNPKSATIINVSTNLNVRQGAGTNTLVIGYLLNNASVKVISQVNGWCQIEFTTNTGTKQGYVKADYIKI, from the coding sequence ATGAAGAAAAAGTTACTAACCGCGCTTATAATATCATCAACTATTACTTCAATGGTTGTTACAGAAGAAGCTGTACAAGCTTTTGGCGAAGAACAAAGTAAAGATACTGCTACCAATTCAGAACAGCAAAATGCTGCTGCAAATTCTGATACGCCAGTGTTAAACGGAATAAAGGTAAATAAGCAGCTAATAGATATAAATTATACGAAAGGTATAAATATAGTACCTAAATACATAGTTATTCATGATACAGATAATAGACAGCTTGGTGCTAATGCAATGAATAACAGAAACTATTTTGCTAACCATCCAGAAGCAGAGGCGTCTGCACACTATACTGTAGATCAAAGCAACATAATCCAGTGTCTTGAGAACACTTGGAGAGGGTGGCATTGTGGAGATAGATATAACCCTATAATAAATAATTCCAATACTATAGCTATAGAGTTATGTGTAAATCCAGATAATAATTTTGATAAAACGTTGCAGAATGGAATAGCACTTACGAAGTATCTTATGCAAAAATATAATATACCAGCTGAAAATGTTGTAAGACATTACGATGTTTCAGGTAAGATATGTCCTAAAATGATGATTAAGGACAGACCAGAACTTTGGACATATTTCAAATCAGTTATTGCAGGACAACAGACAAGTAATGGTAGTGTTCCAGCTACTGCAGAACCTAAAGCTAAAGGAAGCTTAGTTAATGTTTCTAATTCATTAAATGTAAGAGAAAAAGCTAGTGGAACTTCCACAGTAATAGGAAGTATTTTAACTGGTCAAACAGTGAATCTATATGAAGAAGAGAATGGTTGGTATAAGATAGATTTCACTAAAGATGGGCTAAAGCAATATGGATATGTAAGTAAAAATTATATAGTGATTACTCAAGGATCGCTAACTACTACTAATGATAATACTCAATCAGGAAGTGGAAGTACTGGTTCGACTGGATCTTCTAATGGCGGACAAACATCTGGAGGTAGTCAGCAAGGCACAGCTGATAAAAAGGGGAAGGTTACTAATATTTCAACTAATCTAAATGTTAGATCAGCGGCTTCTTCGTCAGCAACTGTTCTAGCTTATCTAAAGAATAATACTGAAGTTAAGATAAACTATGAACAAAATGGGTGGTATAACGTAACCTTTGATAGTAATAAAACCGGATTTGTGAATAAGCAATATATTTCTATAATAGACACTCCATCCACTACAATACCTAGTAATGGAACATCAACGCCATCTACACCAACAACATCAACTGGAGGAACGTCAACCACACCGACAGTACCAACTAGTGGGCAAACTGATAATACAACTACTGTTCAAAAGGGAAAGGTTGTCAATATATCAACTTCCTTAACTATGAGAAAAGGTGCAGGTGCTAATTATTCGGCTATTGCTTATTTACGTAATGGTACAGAGGTTCAGGTAAAATCTCAACAAGGAGATTGGTACCAAGTCGTAAGTGGAGATAAAGAAGGATATGTATCAAAAAATTACATACAAATAACGAGCACTCAAAGTAGTTCCAGTGCAGGAACGAATTCTGGACAAACTACTACAAACCCTAAATCAGCTACCATAATTAATGTTTCTACAAATCTTAATGTAAGACAGGGAGCTGGGACCAATACACTTGTTATAGGCTATTTACTTAATAATGCTAGTGTTAAGGTTATATCTCAGGTTAATGGATGGTGTCAAATAGAATTCACAACCAATACAGGAACTAAGCAAGGATACGTTAAAGCAGATTATATAAAGATATAA
- a CDS encoding M18 family aminopeptidase, which translates to MEIQLAKELIDFLYESPTAFHAVENVKKELTKNGFKELKEEESWKLKKEGKYFVTKNDSALIAFKVGTGRIEENGFKIIGAHTDSPTFRVKPNPEITAENKYIKLNTEVYGGPILNTWFDRPLSLAGRVTIRGKNPLFPETRLVNINRPILVIPNLAIHMNREVNDGVKLNRQKDTLPLLSMINEKLESGKYLINTIAEELKVDTEDILDFDLFLYEFEKGCIMGLNNEFISSSRLDDLAMVHAGINAMINTQASAATNVMACFDNEEVGSETKQGADSELLAHILERIVLCLGGDREHYFRALAKSFLISADLAHAVHPNNGEKHDPVLRPVVNGGPVIKIAASQSYTSDSNSSVVYEEICKKAGVPVQRFVNRSDLRGGSTIGPISSTHLHIRSVDMGTPILSMHSVRELGGVKDHYYCIKSFETFYSI; encoded by the coding sequence ATGGAAATACAGTTAGCAAAGGAACTTATAGATTTTTTATATGAAAGCCCAACAGCTTTTCATGCAGTTGAAAATGTAAAAAAGGAATTGACTAAAAACGGTTTTAAGGAACTTAAGGAAGAAGAAAGCTGGAAGCTAAAAAAGGAAGGGAAATATTTTGTTACTAAAAATGATTCTGCACTTATAGCATTCAAAGTTGGAACTGGAAGAATAGAAGAGAACGGATTTAAGATAATAGGTGCACATACAGATTCTCCAACCTTTAGAGTGAAGCCAAATCCAGAGATTACAGCAGAAAACAAATATATAAAGTTAAATACTGAAGTATATGGTGGGCCTATACTAAACACTTGGTTTGATAGACCGCTTTCGTTAGCTGGCAGAGTAACTATAAGAGGAAAAAATCCTCTGTTTCCAGAAACTAGGCTTGTAAATATTAATAGACCAATACTTGTTATACCAAACTTAGCTATTCATATGAATAGAGAGGTTAATGATGGGGTTAAACTAAATAGACAAAAGGACACACTTCCTTTACTATCGATGATAAATGAAAAGCTTGAAAGTGGTAAGTATTTGATTAACACTATAGCAGAAGAATTAAAGGTAGATACTGAAGATATATTGGATTTTGATCTGTTTTTATATGAGTTTGAAAAAGGTTGTATAATGGGATTAAATAATGAATTTATATCTTCATCAAGACTTGATGATTTAGCCATGGTTCATGCCGGGATAAATGCAATGATAAATACTCAAGCATCTGCAGCTACAAATGTTATGGCTTGTTTTGATAATGAAGAAGTAGGAAGTGAAACTAAACAAGGGGCAGACTCGGAGCTTTTAGCTCATATACTAGAAAGAATAGTGCTATGTCTAGGAGGAGATAGAGAACACTATTTTAGAGCACTTGCAAAATCCTTCTTAATATCTGCAGACTTAGCTCATGCAGTTCATCCTAACAACGGAGAAAAGCATGATCCAGTACTTAGACCAGTTGTAAATGGAGGACCTGTTATAAAGATAGCAGCTTCTCAAAGCTATACCTCTGATTCGAACTCTTCAGTAGTTTATGAAGAAATATGCAAAAAAGCCGGAGTGCCTGTCCAAAGATTTGTTAATAGATCGGACCTAAGAGGTGGATCAACAATAGGGCCAATATCCTCAACTCATCTTCATATAAGATCTGTTGATATGGGAACTCCAATTCTTTCTATGCATTCTGTAAGAGAACTAGGAGGAGTAAAGGATCATTATTATTGTATAAAGTCTTTTGAAACTTTTTATAGTATATAG
- a CDS encoding LTA synthase family protein, which yields MGEKSFLMKAKRLKKEMIIPVIFGVILMLKSMVFLAMLRTPNSSSLDFHRMYFTPPPIWAHIACIVLVISISFLFRAKGRLRYLIILDLLVSILLLADIWYYRANGTFLSIRHILYPTLFNPVKKNLFLPAAVDILYFIDFVFIAALVVKFKNKIKSEERYIFAFAATFAFSIVTLVSSYYYIDVMDGTKGEKMLFKIAWAPFQTMSDMSPLGYHGYDIYKTIYEKNAVKLSSDETEKITQWFEDNKENLPDNEYKGKFNGKNLIFVQVESLENFVIGQKVYGQEITPNLNRLINNSLYFNNIHEQNNNGTSSDADLMVNTSILPIRQGATFFNNPYTPFTTLPNLVKEKGYSTVSTHPEVAGNWNWTEVHRGSLGFDNIWDISKFNVDEVIGLGLSDRSYLTQVADKLKSMPKPFYSFMVTLTSHGPFDMPDQYKMLSLPQEFDKTILGAYFQSVRYTDEQIGNFINKLDKEGILKDSIVVIYGDHTGVHKFYPAQLKQVKLEGDWWQKDDKGIPFIVYSKDSKGETISKAGGQIDFLPTISYLIGIDRNKFDSSTMGRVLVNTNRDATILNYGQIIGTPKDEKEKQHLEDSLQISDMFIRGKYLNNK from the coding sequence ATGGGCGAGAAAAGTTTTTTAATGAAGGCTAAAAGACTTAAAAAAGAAATGATAATTCCAGTAATCTTCGGAGTTATACTTATGTTGAAATCCATGGTTTTCTTAGCAATGCTTAGAACTCCAAATTCTTCTTCTTTGGATTTTCACAGGATGTATTTTACTCCACCACCAATATGGGCTCACATAGCTTGTATAGTATTGGTGATTAGTATAAGCTTTTTATTTAGAGCTAAAGGTAGGCTTAGATACCTTATAATACTTGATTTATTAGTTAGTATATTGTTACTAGCAGATATTTGGTACTATAGAGCCAATGGAACCTTTTTATCTATTAGGCATATTTTATACCCTACATTATTTAATCCTGTAAAAAAGAATCTATTCTTGCCTGCGGCAGTTGATATATTATATTTTATTGATTTTGTATTTATTGCGGCTTTAGTAGTTAAGTTCAAGAATAAGATAAAATCTGAGGAAAGATATATATTTGCATTTGCAGCTACTTTTGCATTTTCAATAGTAACATTAGTTTCATCCTATTACTATATAGATGTTATGGATGGTACAAAAGGCGAAAAGATGCTTTTCAAGATTGCATGGGCACCGTTTCAAACAATGTCAGATATGAGCCCGCTAGGTTATCATGGATATGATATTTATAAAACAATTTATGAAAAAAACGCCGTTAAGCTTTCTAGTGATGAAACTGAGAAAATAACTCAATGGTTTGAAGATAATAAAGAAAACTTACCTGACAATGAGTACAAAGGAAAGTTTAATGGTAAGAACTTAATATTTGTACAGGTGGAATCCTTAGAAAACTTTGTTATTGGACAAAAAGTCTACGGTCAGGAAATAACACCAAATTTAAATAGACTTATAAATAATAGTTTGTACTTTAATAATATTCATGAACAAAATAATAACGGTACTAGTTCAGATGCAGACCTTATGGTAAATACCTCAATATTACCTATAAGGCAGGGAGCAACCTTCTTTAATAATCCATATACTCCATTTACTACTCTACCTAACTTAGTGAAAGAAAAGGGGTATAGCACTGTTTCTACTCATCCAGAAGTAGCTGGAAACTGGAACTGGACTGAAGTACATAGAGGTTCATTAGGTTTTGATAATATATGGGATATAAGTAAGTTTAATGTGGATGAAGTTATAGGACTTGGATTATCAGATAGATCATATTTAACTCAAGTTGCTGATAAGTTAAAGAGTATGCCAAAACCATTTTATTCGTTCATGGTTACCCTTACAAGTCATGGACCTTTTGATATGCCAGATCAGTATAAAATGTTAAGTTTACCACAAGAATTTGACAAAACTATACTAGGAGCATATTTCCAAAGCGTAAGATATACCGATGAACAAATAGGAAATTTCATCAATAAACTAGATAAAGAAGGAATCTTAAAGGATTCTATAGTAGTTATATATGGAGATCATACAGGTGTTCACAAGTTTTACCCTGCACAACTTAAACAAGTTAAGCTAGAGGGAGACTGGTGGCAAAAAGATGATAAGGGAATACCATTCATAGTATATAGTAAAGATTCAAAAGGTGAGACTATTTCAAAGGCAGGCGGTCAGATAGATTTCTTACCAACTATATCATATCTAATAGGTATAGATAGAAACAAGTTTGACAGCAGTACTATGGGAAGAGTATTAGTAAACACTAACAGAGACGCAACCATATTAAACTATGGTCAGATTATTGGAACACCTAAAGATGAAAAAGAAAAACAGCATCTAGAGGATTCCCTTCAGATTAGTGATATGTTCATAAGAGGTAAATATTTAAATAATAAATAG